From the genome of Streptomyces sp. NBC_01116, one region includes:
- a CDS encoding fasciclin domain-containing protein, which yields MKSLRLSRTVISGASAVILPVTLGVMAPQAFADTASAPADPYGPACASVPKEGSGSLTGMAKDPVATAASNNPELSTLTAAVKKAGLVDTLNNAKNITVFAPSNEAFAKIPKADLDKLLADKAQLTKVLTYHVVGEKLTQQQLYKGSFKTLEGGTLTTAGSGDSITVNGTSKIVCGSVPTANATVNIVDTVLMPPK from the coding sequence GTGAAGAGCCTTCGTTTGTCGCGCACCGTGATCTCCGGTGCCTCCGCAGTGATTCTGCCGGTCACGCTCGGCGTGATGGCCCCGCAGGCGTTCGCGGACACCGCGAGTGCCCCAGCCGATCCCTACGGGCCGGCCTGCGCATCGGTGCCCAAGGAAGGTTCCGGCAGTCTGACGGGTATGGCGAAGGATCCGGTGGCGACCGCTGCGTCGAACAACCCGGAGCTGTCGACCCTGACGGCCGCGGTTAAGAAGGCCGGACTCGTCGACACCCTCAACAACGCGAAGAACATCACCGTGTTCGCTCCGTCCAACGAAGCGTTCGCGAAGATCCCGAAGGCGGATCTCGACAAGCTCCTCGCCGACAAGGCCCAGCTCACCAAGGTGCTGACCTACCACGTCGTCGGCGAGAAGCTGACACAGCAGCAGCTGTACAAGGGCTCGTTCAAGACGCTGGAGGGCGGCACGCTCACCACGGCCGGTTCCGGGGACAGCATCACGGTCAACGGCACCTCAAAGATCGTGTGCGGAAGTGTCCCCACGGCCAACGCCACCGTCAACATCGTCGACACGGTCCTCATGCCCCCGAAGTAG
- a CDS encoding DUF4383 domain-containing protein, whose translation MMAVTHGRHVPRARVRLDEHVPVDHRLSRVYRAGAGIFGAFLIAFGVLGLMHRIGFFGTGGDTVIGLNTNGALSTLSIVFGALLLVGAIVGGNRASTLNMIIGIGFVLSGFVNLALLGTDYNVLAFQLQNVMFSFVVGVVLMTFGMYGRVSGRLPHDNPYWKARNPGS comes from the coding sequence ATGATGGCAGTCACGCATGGACGGCACGTGCCGCGGGCGCGCGTCAGGCTCGACGAGCACGTGCCGGTGGATCACCGTCTGAGCCGCGTCTATCGCGCCGGGGCCGGAATCTTCGGAGCATTCCTTATCGCGTTCGGTGTCCTTGGTCTGATGCACCGGATCGGCTTCTTCGGTACCGGAGGTGACACCGTCATCGGTCTGAACACGAACGGGGCCCTGAGCACCCTGTCCATCGTGTTCGGCGCCCTGTTGCTGGTCGGGGCGATCGTCGGCGGGAACCGCGCGTCCACCCTCAACATGATCATCGGTATCGGGTTCGTCCTCAGCGGCTTCGTGAACCTCGCCCTGCTCGGGACCGACTACAACGTTCTCGCCTTCCAGTTGCAGAACGTCATGTTCAGCTTCGTCGTCGGCGTCGTGCTGATGACCTTCGGGATGTATGGCCGGGTCAGCGGGCGCCTTCCCCACGACAACCCCTACTGGAAGGCACGTAACCCGGGCAGCTAG
- a CDS encoding molybdopterin-dependent oxidoreductase: protein MTTSPRLVVRLPLGALSGLLAGFAALAVAELVSVAVRPEAGPLTAVGGAVVDRTPTPVKDWAIRHFGEDDKLVLQLGILAALAALAIVLGVVALRFRRAGAAGVLIFGVIGAAAALTRPDSSGFTDALPSVVGAVVAAALLYYLIGRLTQPPRAGRTTADPDRGAGWDRRGFVIGASAAAVTSLGVGALGRYLTGNASQAAVKSRNAVRLPAPASPAPPLPPGTQLKVPGISRFTTSNKAFYRVDTALVVPKVDADTWRLRIHGKGVTRPVTLTFEDLLRRELIERDITLTCVSNEVGGPYVGNARWLGVRLADVLAEAGVRPPSKGGPADQLVSRSVDGMTLGSPVEAAMDGRDAMLAVGMNGQPLPFTHGFPVRMIIPGLYGYVSACKWIEDIELTTFADYDPYWVKRTWARKAPIKTESRIDVPKPLSRSEAGTVMVAGVAWAQHRGIDRVQVRVDDGPWQDADLATEATIDTWRQWSYPWKATSGSHTLTVRATERGGRVQTEKRTGTVPDGASGWPSVVVTID, encoded by the coding sequence ATGACGACTTCTCCCCGGCTCGTGGTCCGTCTGCCGCTCGGAGCGCTGAGCGGGCTGCTCGCGGGATTCGCGGCACTCGCGGTCGCCGAGCTGGTCTCCGTCGCCGTCCGCCCGGAGGCCGGGCCGCTCACAGCGGTCGGCGGGGCGGTGGTCGACCGTACGCCGACGCCGGTGAAGGACTGGGCGATCCGCCACTTCGGCGAGGACGACAAACTGGTCCTCCAACTGGGGATTCTCGCCGCGCTGGCCGCGTTGGCCATCGTGCTGGGCGTGGTGGCACTCCGGTTCCGGCGGGCCGGCGCCGCAGGGGTCCTGATCTTCGGGGTGATCGGCGCGGCCGCCGCGCTGACCCGGCCGGACTCGTCGGGGTTCACCGACGCGCTCCCCTCGGTGGTCGGCGCCGTGGTGGCAGCGGCGCTGCTCTACTACCTCATCGGGCGGCTCACCCAGCCACCTCGCGCCGGCAGGACCACGGCGGACCCTGATCGCGGAGCGGGCTGGGACCGCCGCGGGTTCGTCATCGGCGCCTCGGCGGCGGCGGTCACCTCCCTCGGCGTGGGAGCGCTCGGCCGCTACCTCACCGGCAACGCCTCGCAAGCGGCGGTCAAGTCACGGAACGCGGTGAGACTGCCCGCACCGGCTTCGCCCGCGCCTCCGCTGCCGCCCGGCACTCAGCTCAAGGTTCCGGGTATCAGCCGCTTCACCACGTCGAACAAGGCGTTCTACCGCGTCGACACAGCGCTGGTCGTGCCGAAGGTGGACGCCGACACCTGGCGGCTGCGCATCCACGGCAAGGGTGTCACCCGCCCGGTCACCCTCACCTTCGAGGACCTGCTGCGGCGTGAACTGATCGAGCGGGACATCACCTTGACCTGCGTATCCAACGAGGTCGGCGGGCCGTACGTCGGCAACGCACGGTGGCTGGGCGTACGGCTGGCCGACGTGCTGGCCGAAGCCGGTGTCAGACCTCCCTCGAAGGGTGGTCCCGCCGATCAGCTCGTCTCTCGCTCCGTCGACGGTATGACGCTGGGCTCCCCGGTGGAGGCCGCCATGGACGGGCGTGACGCGATGCTGGCGGTCGGGATGAACGGGCAGCCGCTGCCCTTCACCCACGGCTTCCCCGTCCGCATGATCATCCCGGGCCTGTACGGGTACGTCTCGGCCTGCAAGTGGATCGAGGACATCGAGCTCACCACCTTCGCCGACTACGACCCGTACTGGGTCAAGCGCACCTGGGCCCGCAAGGCTCCCATCAAGACGGAGTCGCGGATCGACGTACCCAAGCCGCTGTCCCGCTCCGAGGCCGGGACGGTGATGGTCGCCGGGGTCGCCTGGGCCCAGCACCGCGGCATCGACCGTGTGCAGGTACGGGTCGACGACGGACCCTGGCAGGACGCCGACCTCGCGACCGAAGCCACGATCGACACCTGGCGGCAGTGGTCCTACCCGTGGAAGGCGACCTCCGGCAGCCACACCCTGACCGTCCGCGCCACCGAACGCGGCGGCCGGGTCCAGACGGAGAAGCGCACCGGCACAGTTCCCGACGGAGCCAGCGGCTGGCCCTCCGTCGTCGTCACCATCGACTGA